One region of Sphingomonas abietis genomic DNA includes:
- a CDS encoding methionine ABC transporter ATP-binding protein — MPHTHPPDPAISSAISGAEATPPPVAFAGVSRRYPGTARAAVTDISFVVSPGRICGIIGPSGAGKSTVVRLVNGLEQPDQGRVSVFGQAIDGLTPEGLRHLRRRVGMIFQSFGLLSSATVAENIALPLRLLQRSGEDRRLRVAHLLDRVGLTGLGDRYPAQLSGGQKQRVGIARALATDPEILLCDEATSALDPETTRSILRLLDSLNRELGLTIIMVTHQMEVIRDLCDDLVVMDDGRIVEHGEVRDLFLFPRHAVTRRMVAETDPHQPLQTPPGAQVVRATMTGEAARAPLLATIARQTGVDISLLDGRVGRLRSGDYSQLLLALSGEGIAPALAALEAVATIERLGQ, encoded by the coding sequence ATGCCCCACACCCATCCGCCCGATCCCGCCATATCCTCCGCCATATCCGGTGCCGAAGCGACGCCGCCGCCGGTCGCATTTGCGGGCGTATCCCGCCGCTATCCGGGAACGGCACGAGCCGCCGTCACCGATATCAGCTTTGTGGTATCGCCCGGGCGGATATGCGGGATCATCGGCCCCTCCGGCGCGGGCAAATCGACGGTGGTCCGGCTCGTCAACGGGCTCGAGCAGCCCGACCAGGGGCGCGTGTCCGTCTTCGGCCAGGCGATCGATGGCCTAACGCCGGAGGGCTTGCGCCACCTGCGCCGCCGCGTCGGCATGATCTTCCAGTCCTTCGGGCTGCTGTCGTCGGCGACGGTGGCGGAGAATATCGCCCTGCCGCTGCGCCTGCTTCAGAGAAGCGGCGAGGATCGACGGTTGCGCGTCGCTCATCTGCTGGACCGCGTCGGGCTCACCGGGCTCGGTGATCGCTATCCGGCGCAGCTATCGGGCGGCCAGAAGCAGCGCGTCGGCATCGCACGCGCGCTCGCGACCGATCCTGAGATCCTGCTCTGCGACGAGGCGACGAGCGCGCTCGATCCCGAGACAACCCGGTCGATCCTGCGCCTGCTCGACAGCCTCAATCGCGAGCTGGGGCTGACGATCATCATGGTCACGCACCAAATGGAGGTGATCCGGGATCTGTGCGACGATCTCGTCGTGATGGATGACGGCAGGATCGTCGAACATGGCGAAGTCCGCGATCTGTTCCTGTTCCCGCGGCATGCGGTGACGCGGCGGATGGTGGCGGAAACCGACCCGCACCAACCGTTGCAGACGCCGCCGGGCGCGCAGGTCGTCAGGGCCACGATGACGGGCGAGGCTGCCCGCGCTCCGCTCCTTGCGACCATTGCCCGGCAGACCGGCGTCGATATCAGCCTGCTCGACGGCCGTGTGGGGCGGCTTCGATCCGGCGATTACAGCCAGCTGCTCCTCGCCCTCAGCGGCGAAGGCATCGCCCCGGCGCTTGCCGCCCTGGAAGCGGTCGCCACGATCGAAAGGCTCGGCCAGTGA
- a CDS encoding VOC family protein has protein sequence MRDGEHCASFPRVSQAGDAALAGSEGMLTVDAIDHLVLHVRDVDVSAAWYAQMLGMVREDRPAASGDIRTSMMFGQNKINLRPLTATQKDWFTGRMPCPGSDDLCFLTEASPDDVAAHFREQGAQIILGPVIKSGARGPICSVYVRDPDGNLVEVSSYRA, from the coding sequence TTGCGCGACGGCGAGCATTGCGCCTCGTTCCCGCGCGTCTCACAGGCTGGCGACGCCGCGCTTGCCGGGAGTGAAGGGATGTTGACCGTTGACGCTATTGATCACCTCGTTCTCCATGTTCGGGACGTCGACGTCTCTGCGGCCTGGTACGCGCAGATGTTGGGGATGGTGCGCGAGGATCGACCAGCCGCTTCGGGCGACATCCGGACCAGCATGATGTTCGGGCAGAACAAGATCAATCTCCGGCCGCTGACTGCGACGCAGAAGGACTGGTTCACAGGCAGGATGCCGTGCCCGGGTAGTGACGATCTCTGTTTTTTGACGGAGGCGAGCCCCGACGACGTAGCGGCGCATTTTCGAGAGCAGGGCGCCCAGATCATTCTAGGCCCGGTCATCAAGAGCGGCGCTCGTGGTCCCATCTGCTCGGTCTATGTTCGCGATCCCGATGGCAACCTTGTCGAAGTCTCCTCCTACCGAGCCTAG
- a CDS encoding PA2169 family four-helix-bundle protein, producing the protein MSNDHDIKTLNSLIETVIDSADGYTEASKAAQGSRFEEIFRRRGAERQQLTTELQGKVRSLGGEPENDGTLLAGAHRLFLNLRNSMSSDDTTIVDQVEAGEDHIKHKFEDAQRDKELSPATRADIDQAYLIVKAGHDEIRDLKHALHASG; encoded by the coding sequence ATGAGCAACGATCACGACATCAAAACGCTGAACTCGCTGATCGAAACGGTCATCGATAGCGCGGACGGCTATACGGAGGCGTCAAAGGCCGCCCAAGGCTCGCGTTTCGAGGAGATCTTTCGGCGTCGCGGCGCCGAGCGCCAGCAACTGACGACCGAATTGCAGGGCAAAGTCCGATCGCTGGGCGGCGAGCCCGAGAATGACGGCACACTGTTGGCCGGTGCCCATCGCTTGTTCCTCAATCTGCGGAACAGCATGTCGAGCGACGACACGACCATCGTCGATCAGGTCGAAGCCGGCGAGGATCACATCAAGCACAAGTTCGAGGACGCCCAGCGCGACAAGGAACTGAGCCCGGCGACGCGCGCCGACATCGATCAGGCCTATCTGATCGTGAAGGCCGGGCATGACGAGATCCGCGATCTCAAGCACGCCCTGCACGCGAGCGGCTGA
- a CDS encoding bifunctional aconitate hydratase 2/2-methylisocitrate dehydratase, translating into MSFYPDYLTEIENRAGQGLAPKPIDDGGLLADIIALIKEPDDGRRADALQFFIYNTLPGTTSAAGVKAAFLKQIILGDAVVPEITPAFALELLSHMKGGPSVEVLLDIALGDDATIAAQAGEVLKTQVFLYDADMARLRDAYAAGNAVAKGVLESYAQAEFFTKLPDVADEINVVTFIAGEGDISTDLLSPGNQAHSRSDRELHGQCMISPAAQQAIVALKAQHPDKRVMLIAEKGTMGVGSSRMSGVNNVALWTGKQQSPYVPFVNYAPVVAGTNGISPIFATTVDVTGGIGINLKNWVKQTGPDGKPIINNDGNPVLEEKFSVETGTVLKIDVKNKTLTDEAGHTLVDVAAAFTPQKMEFMKAGSSYAIVFGKKLQTFAAETLGVEAPAVYAANKEITADGVGLTAVEKIFNRNAVGVTPGKVLHAGSDVRVKVNIVGSQDTTGLMTAQELEAMAATVISPLVDGAYQSGCHTASVWDKKAQANIPKLMAFMNNFGLITARDPKGVYHAMTDVIHKVLNDITVDDWAIIIGGDSHTRMSKGVAFGADSGTVALALATGEATMPIPQSVKVTFKGTMQPHMDFRDVVHATQAQMLAQCGGENVFQGRIIEVHIGTLLADQAFTFTDWTAEMKAKASICISQDETLIASLEIAKARIQIMIDKGMENVAGTLKGLIAKADARIAEIRSGEKPALAPDANAKYFAEVVVDLDLIDEPMIADPDVNNADVSKRYTHDTIRPMSYYGGTKKVDLGFVGSCMVHKGDMKIVAQMLKNIEKTEGKVEFKAPLVVAAPTYNIIDELKAEGDWEILQKYSGFEFDDVKPKTATRTEYENILYLERPGCNLCMGNQEKAEKGDTVLATSTRLFQGRVVEDSAEKKGESLLASTPVVVLSAILGRTPNAEEYKSAVEGIDLTKFSPPGAAPIDSRSVFF; encoded by the coding sequence ATGAGCTTCTACCCTGATTACCTGACCGAAATCGAAAACAGAGCAGGTCAGGGACTCGCGCCCAAGCCGATCGATGACGGCGGCCTGCTCGCCGACATCATCGCGCTCATCAAGGAGCCCGATGACGGGCGCCGGGCCGATGCGCTCCAATTCTTCATCTACAATACCCTGCCGGGCACCACCAGCGCGGCGGGCGTCAAAGCGGCGTTTCTGAAGCAGATCATCCTCGGAGATGCGGTCGTCCCGGAGATCACGCCGGCCTTCGCGCTCGAACTGCTGTCGCACATGAAGGGCGGCCCTTCGGTCGAAGTCCTGCTCGACATCGCGCTCGGCGACGACGCCACCATCGCCGCGCAGGCGGGCGAGGTGCTGAAGACCCAGGTGTTCCTGTACGACGCCGACATGGCGCGCCTGCGCGATGCCTATGCGGCCGGCAACGCCGTCGCGAAGGGCGTGCTCGAAAGCTATGCCCAGGCCGAGTTCTTCACCAAGCTCCCGGATGTCGCGGACGAGATCAACGTCGTCACCTTCATCGCCGGCGAGGGCGATATCTCGACCGATCTGCTGTCACCGGGCAACCAGGCGCACTCACGCTCGGATCGCGAGCTGCACGGCCAGTGCATGATCTCGCCGGCCGCGCAGCAGGCGATCGTCGCGCTCAAGGCCCAGCATCCCGATAAGCGGGTGATGCTGATCGCCGAGAAGGGCACGATGGGCGTCGGCTCGTCGCGCATGTCGGGCGTGAACAATGTGGCGCTGTGGACCGGCAAGCAGCAGAGCCCCTATGTGCCCTTCGTCAATTATGCGCCGGTCGTCGCCGGCACCAACGGCATCTCGCCGATCTTCGCGACCACCGTGGACGTGACCGGCGGCATCGGCATCAACCTGAAGAACTGGGTCAAGCAGACCGGGCCGGACGGCAAGCCGATCATCAACAATGACGGCAATCCGGTGCTCGAGGAGAAATTCTCGGTCGAGACCGGCACCGTCCTCAAGATCGACGTGAAGAACAAGACGCTGACCGACGAGGCCGGCCATACGCTGGTCGATGTCGCCGCCGCCTTCACGCCGCAGAAGATGGAGTTCATGAAGGCGGGCAGCTCCTATGCCATCGTCTTCGGCAAGAAGCTCCAGACCTTCGCGGCAGAGACGCTGGGTGTCGAGGCGCCCGCGGTCTACGCAGCCAACAAGGAAATCACCGCCGACGGCGTCGGCCTGACCGCGGTCGAGAAGATCTTCAACCGCAATGCCGTGGGGGTGACTCCCGGCAAGGTGCTGCACGCCGGATCGGACGTGCGCGTGAAGGTCAACATCGTCGGATCGCAGGACACGACCGGCCTGATGACCGCGCAGGAGCTGGAAGCGATGGCGGCCACCGTCATCTCGCCGCTGGTCGATGGCGCCTATCAGTCGGGCTGCCATACGGCATCGGTGTGGGACAAGAAGGCGCAGGCCAACATCCCCAAGCTCATGGCCTTCATGAACAATTTCGGCCTGATCACCGCGCGCGACCCCAAGGGCGTCTATCATGCGATGACCGACGTCATCCACAAGGTGCTGAACGACATCACCGTGGACGACTGGGCGATCATCATCGGCGGCGACAGCCACACCCGCATGTCCAAGGGCGTGGCCTTCGGCGCGGATTCGGGCACCGTCGCGCTGGCGCTCGCCACCGGCGAGGCGACCATGCCGATCCCGCAGTCGGTGAAGGTCACCTTCAAGGGCACGATGCAGCCGCACATGGACTTCCGGGATGTCGTCCATGCGACGCAGGCGCAGATGCTGGCGCAGTGCGGTGGCGAGAATGTCTTCCAGGGCCGGATCATCGAGGTCCATATCGGCACGCTGCTCGCCGATCAGGCCTTCACCTTCACCGACTGGACGGCCGAGATGAAGGCCAAGGCCTCGATCTGCATCTCGCAGGACGAGACGCTGATCGCATCGCTGGAGATCGCCAAGGCGCGCATCCAGATCATGATCGACAAGGGCATGGAAAATGTCGCGGGGACGCTGAAGGGCCTGATCGCCAAGGCCGATGCCCGCATCGCCGAGATCCGCTCGGGCGAGAAGCCGGCACTGGCCCCCGATGCCAACGCGAAATATTTCGCCGAGGTCGTCGTCGATCTGGATCTGATCGACGAGCCGATGATCGCCGACCCGGACGTGAACAATGCGGACGTGTCCAAGCGCTACACCCACGATACGATCCGGCCGATGTCCTATTATGGCGGCACCAAGAAGGTCGATCTGGGCTTCGTCGGCTCGTGCATGGTCCACAAGGGCGACATGAAGATCGTCGCCCAGATGCTCAAGAATATCGAGAAGACCGAGGGCAAGGTCGAGTTCAAGGCGCCGCTGGTCGTCGCCGCGCCGACCTACAACATCATCGACGAGCTGAAGGCCGAGGGCGACTGGGAGATCCTCCAGAAATATTCGGGCTTCGAATTCGATGACGTGAAGCCGAAGACGGCCACCCGCACCGAATATGAGAATATTCTCTATCTGGAGCGTCCGGGCTGCAACCTGTGCATGGGCAACCAGGAGAAGGCGGAGAAGGGCGACACCGTGCTCGCCACCTCCACCCGCCTGTTCCAGGGCCGCGTCGTCGAGGACAGCGCCGAGAAGAAGGGCGAATCGCTGCTCGCCTCGACCCCGGTCGTGGTGCTGTCGGCGATTCTCGGACGGACACCGAACGCCGAGGAATATAAGAGCGCGGTCGAAGGGATAGATTTGACCAAATTCTCGCCGCCGGGGGCTGCGCCGATCGATTCACGGTCGGTTTTTTTCTAA
- a CDS encoding MetQ/NlpA family ABC transporter substrate-binding protein, which translates to MLRRAFLLSLIALAGCHGPRPAHDPHTLSVAATAVPHAEILEQVRPVLAKQGLKLDIRVFNDYVQPNSQVDQGLIDVNYFQTKPYLDDFNRAHGTHLVPIAGIHVEPLGGYSRKWKSLAALPQGADVAIPSEASNNGRALLLLAKAGLLKLRHPGDPLATVRDIVANPKGLKIREIEAATLPRILDQVDLALINTNYALDAKLDPQRDALLIEDKNSPYVNYLVGRPGADADPRVRALVAALRSDAVRRFIVARYKGAVIPAF; encoded by the coding sequence ATGCTACGCCGCGCCTTCCTGCTTTCGCTGATCGCCCTCGCCGGCTGCCACGGCCCTCGTCCGGCCCATGATCCGCACACGCTGAGCGTCGCCGCGACGGCGGTGCCGCATGCCGAGATCCTCGAACAGGTCCGCCCGGTCCTCGCCAAGCAGGGGCTGAAGCTCGATATCCGCGTCTTCAACGACTATGTGCAGCCCAACAGCCAGGTCGATCAGGGGCTCATCGACGTCAATTATTTCCAGACCAAGCCATATCTGGATGACTTCAACCGCGCGCATGGCACGCATCTGGTGCCGATCGCCGGCATCCATGTCGAACCGCTGGGTGGCTATTCGCGCAAATGGAAGTCCCTGGCCGCCCTCCCCCAGGGCGCGGACGTCGCGATCCCCAGCGAGGCCAGCAACAATGGTCGCGCGCTTCTCCTGCTTGCCAAAGCCGGTCTGCTGAAATTGCGCCATCCCGGCGACCCGCTCGCGACCGTGCGGGACATCGTCGCCAATCCGAAGGGCCTGAAGATCCGCGAGATCGAAGCGGCCACCCTGCCGCGCATCCTCGACCAGGTCGACCTCGCCCTCATCAACACCAACTATGCGCTCGATGCGAAGCTCGATCCCCAGCGCGACGCCTTGCTGATCGAAGACAAGAACAGCCCCTATGTGAACTATCTGGTCGGCCGGCCCGGCGCGGACGCCGATCCTCGGGTGCGCGCGCTCGTCGCCGCGCTGCGGAGTGATGCCGTTCGCCGGTTTATCGTCGCGCGCTACAAAGGCGCCGTCATCCCCGCCTTCTGA
- a CDS encoding TonB-dependent receptor — MKSRYLTGVAALFVTTLASAAVAAPAPSADTHTTATTSDDGNIIVTARRREESLQKVPIAISAFGSKALAATGTFNVFKLTQLQPSLTLYSTNPRNTTLNIRGLGSPFGLTNDGIEQGVGIYVDDVYNSRVASSTFDFVDIDRVEVLRGPQGTLYGKNTTAGAINITTKAPSFTPEGTIELTGGNLDFFQGKASFSGPLVTDKVAIRISGAITTRRGTIFNETSDKYVNSLDNQAIRAQLLWKASDRLDITLSGDYNRQNPNCCAQVYARVGKTQRALNRQYDALAAAFGYKPPSFNAFDRVTDLDTPLRAFQELGGVSLRAKWELGSGTLTSVSAWRFWNWDPSNDRDFIGLPITTISANPSKQNQYTQEIRYAGSTGKIDYVGGLFAFHQDLNTSGVQEQGSAASRWLLNPTSANAKNPAVLDGLRSTNTIGLNNTSLAAFGQATWHVTDRLRVQPGLRLNYDKKSGSYVAVVTTGTGSTTLNSDQRGVLAPQSYQASFSKWNVSGDITLSYDLADDALAYATYSRGFKSGGINLSGLPLDANNQPILASATVKPEDVRNYEVGVKTQWFHHAVTLNLSAFWTDVINYQATVTNGQLGVLRGYLANAGKVRTRGIEADFSARPSDRINLYANGAYTDAKYIHFADAPCPPELSGGTTGAVPSPAGTPGGVSPATCDISGQRLPGVSKWSASFGAEYSLPASIGGEVGRLYAGVDGNYRSTFSSNPSPSAYTNIAGYALVNFRAGFRFGKGWDVFGWVRNAFNQDYYEVLATQSGNTGLVVGQPGEPRTFGGTLRANF, encoded by the coding sequence ATGAAGTCACGCTATCTGACTGGGGTTGCGGCCCTGTTTGTGACCACATTGGCATCTGCAGCGGTGGCTGCGCCGGCGCCCAGCGCCGACACTCATACGACAGCGACGACGAGCGACGACGGCAATATCATCGTCACTGCCCGGCGCCGTGAAGAATCGCTGCAAAAGGTTCCGATCGCGATTTCTGCTTTTGGCAGTAAGGCGCTGGCCGCAACGGGTACGTTCAATGTCTTCAAGCTGACCCAGCTTCAGCCGAGCCTTACACTTTATTCCACCAATCCGCGAAACACGACGTTGAACATTCGCGGTCTCGGCTCTCCCTTCGGGCTTACCAACGACGGTATCGAGCAGGGCGTCGGAATCTATGTCGATGACGTCTATAATAGCCGGGTGGCGTCATCGACCTTCGATTTCGTCGATATCGACCGTGTCGAGGTGCTCCGCGGACCGCAAGGCACGCTCTACGGAAAGAATACCACCGCCGGCGCGATCAACATAACCACCAAGGCCCCGAGTTTCACCCCGGAAGGGACGATCGAGCTGACCGGAGGAAATCTTGATTTCTTCCAAGGCAAAGCGTCTTTCTCAGGTCCGCTCGTCACGGACAAGGTCGCGATCCGCATTTCCGGGGCGATTACCACGCGACGCGGCACGATCTTCAACGAAACGAGCGACAAATATGTCAATTCGCTGGATAATCAGGCCATTCGCGCGCAACTGCTTTGGAAGGCAAGCGACCGTCTCGATATCACTCTGTCGGGCGACTATAATCGCCAGAACCCCAATTGCTGCGCGCAGGTCTATGCGCGGGTCGGAAAAACGCAGCGAGCGTTAAATCGCCAATATGACGCGCTTGCGGCCGCGTTCGGGTATAAACCGCCGAGCTTCAACGCTTTCGATCGTGTCACCGATCTCGACACTCCACTCCGCGCTTTTCAGGAACTCGGCGGCGTTTCGCTCCGGGCAAAATGGGAACTGGGTTCGGGAACGCTGACGTCGGTTTCGGCATGGCGGTTCTGGAACTGGGATCCATCGAACGATCGAGACTTCATCGGTCTGCCGATCACGACGATCTCGGCCAATCCGTCGAAGCAGAACCAGTATACCCAGGAAATACGCTATGCCGGATCGACCGGCAAGATCGACTATGTCGGCGGCCTGTTTGCGTTTCATCAGGATCTGAATACGTCGGGCGTCCAGGAACAGGGCTCGGCGGCGAGCCGCTGGTTGCTGAATCCGACCAGCGCGAACGCGAAGAATCCGGCCGTGCTCGATGGCCTGCGCTCGACCAATACGATCGGTCTCAACAACACGAGCCTCGCCGCTTTCGGGCAGGCGACCTGGCATGTGACGGATCGGCTGCGGGTGCAGCCCGGCCTCAGGCTGAATTATGACAAGAAATCAGGTTCTTATGTCGCGGTCGTGACGACGGGAACTGGCAGCACGACGCTCAACAGCGATCAGCGTGGCGTGCTGGCGCCGCAAAGCTATCAAGCTTCGTTCAGCAAGTGGAACGTATCGGGCGACATCACCCTGTCCTACGATCTCGCCGATGATGCGCTGGCTTATGCGACCTATTCGAGGGGCTTCAAATCCGGCGGCATCAACTTGTCCGGCTTGCCGCTCGATGCCAATAACCAGCCGATCTTAGCGTCCGCCACGGTCAAGCCGGAAGACGTCCGCAACTATGAAGTCGGCGTCAAGACCCAATGGTTCCATCATGCCGTGACGCTCAATCTGTCGGCTTTCTGGACGGACGTGATCAACTATCAGGCCACCGTCACCAACGGTCAGTTGGGCGTCCTTCGCGGTTATCTCGCCAATGCAGGGAAGGTTCGCACGCGCGGCATCGAAGCCGATTTCAGCGCGCGCCCTTCTGATCGGATCAACCTGTACGCGAACGGCGCCTATACGGACGCCAAATATATTCACTTCGCCGATGCGCCTTGTCCGCCCGAACTGTCGGGCGGCACAACCGGGGCGGTGCCCAGTCCGGCAGGCACGCCCGGTGGCGTCAGCCCTGCGACGTGCGACATTTCGGGACAGCGCCTGCCCGGCGTATCCAAATGGTCGGCATCGTTCGGCGCCGAATACAGCCTTCCGGCATCGATTGGCGGTGAGGTCGGACGGCTCTATGCGGGCGTGGACGGCAATTATCGTTCTACCTTCTCATCCAACCCCTCGCCATCGGCCTATACCAACATTGCGGGCTATGCTCTGGTGAACTTCCGGGCCGGTTTCCGGTTCGGCAAGGGGTGGGACGTCTTTGGTTGGGTGAGAAACGCCTTCAATCAGGACTATTACGAGGTGCTGGCGACCCAGTCGGGAAATACGGGCCTCGTCGTCGGCCAGCCGGGCGAACCTCGCACGTTCGGCGGCACGCTACGCGCCAACTTCTAA
- the epsC gene encoding serine O-acetyltransferase EpsC, translating into MTDVPEAAFPANIDRTIDDLRTARLDWRGAHARHTELGVHFPSRSALKRVLVDLISALFPLRFGPPELTTANENAYVGATLETTLDQLAAQLILEFDLPDIKGKQPEAAARAIAVIGLLAARLADIRRLIDADVQAAYRIDPAANSVDEVLLSYPSLIAIIHHRIAHQLYRAGSRIVARSIAEIAHRETGIDIHPGAQIGPGLFIDHGTGVIIGETAVIGVDAHIHQGVTIGGVGRARGERRHPSIGDRVVIFPGAVLLGPIDIGADVVIDANVVLRQAVPEGSFVRAPRPEIGAHSLGERG; encoded by the coding sequence ATGACCGATGTCCCCGAAGCCGCCTTCCCCGCCAACATCGATCGCACGATCGACGATCTGCGCACGGCGCGGCTTGACTGGCGGGGCGCACACGCCCGTCACACCGAGCTCGGTGTCCATTTTCCGTCGCGCTCGGCTCTCAAGCGGGTGCTGGTGGACCTGATCTCGGCGCTGTTCCCGCTCCGCTTCGGGCCACCCGAACTGACCACCGCCAACGAAAACGCCTATGTCGGTGCGACCCTCGAAACCACGCTCGATCAATTGGCTGCGCAATTGATCCTCGAGTTCGACCTGCCGGATATCAAGGGCAAGCAGCCCGAGGCGGCGGCGCGCGCGATCGCCGTCATCGGGTTGCTCGCCGCCCGTCTCGCCGACATCCGGCGGCTGATTGATGCCGACGTCCAGGCCGCCTATCGCATCGATCCTGCGGCCAACAGCGTCGATGAAGTGCTGCTGTCCTATCCCTCGCTGATTGCGATCATTCACCACCGCATCGCGCATCAGCTATATCGTGCCGGATCGCGGATCGTGGCGCGATCGATCGCGGAAATCGCCCATCGGGAAACCGGGATCGACATTCATCCCGGCGCACAGATCGGCCCCGGCTTGTTCATCGACCATGGCACCGGGGTGATCATCGGGGAGACCGCCGTCATCGGCGTCGACGCCCATATCCACCAGGGGGTGACGATCGGCGGCGTCGGCCGTGCGCGCGGCGAGCGGCGCCACCCGAGCATCGGAGACCGGGTCGTGATCTTCCCCGGCGCCGTCCTGCTGGGGCCGATCGACATCGGCGCAGACGTGGTCATCGATGCGAACGTGGTGCTGCGGCAAGCCGTGCCCGAAGGCAGCTTCGTGCGGGCCCCCCGTCCCGAAATCGGGGCTCATTCTCTCGGCGAGCGCGGCTGA
- the def gene encoding peptide deformylase, with amino-acid sequence MRRRTEARGQTQHDLRHPQNGDPRLLEVARPIEDPADPDLKSIIANLYETMHATNGVGLAAPQVGINLRLLIFGFDSNPRYPDEAPVPVTTLINPWMEMLSEDMEDGWEGCLSVPGMRGLVPRATHIRYGGMLEDGVTFEREARGFHARVFQHEFDHLNGILYPLRIRDLTQFGFIEALFPESGLAALESTERA; translated from the coding sequence ATGCGACGGCGGACTGAGGCACGAGGACAGACGCAGCATGATCTACGACATCCTCAAAATGGTGACCCGCGGCTTCTCGAGGTTGCACGGCCGATCGAAGACCCCGCGGACCCCGATCTGAAAAGCATCATCGCCAATCTTTACGAGACGATGCACGCAACCAATGGCGTGGGTCTCGCCGCACCGCAGGTCGGGATCAATCTGCGGCTGCTGATCTTCGGGTTCGACAGCAATCCGCGCTATCCCGACGAGGCGCCGGTCCCGGTCACGACCCTCATCAATCCGTGGATGGAAATGCTCAGCGAGGACATGGAAGACGGTTGGGAAGGGTGCCTGTCTGTCCCCGGTATGCGCGGCCTGGTGCCCCGTGCGACCCACATCCGCTATGGCGGTATGTTGGAGGATGGCGTCACGTTCGAGCGCGAGGCGCGGGGCTTTCATGCCCGCGTCTTCCAACATGAGTTCGACCATCTGAACGGGATACTCTACCCGCTGCGTATCCGGGATTTGACGCAATTCGGCTTCATCGAAGCGCTTTTCCCCGAGAGCGGGCTCGCCGCGCTGGAAAGCACTGAACGGGCGTAA
- a CDS encoding methionine ABC transporter permease — translation MTLFANTDPAEIGQATLDTLAMLGGSFVLTIALGLPLGLLLYLTAPGGMRAHRRLNLVLGLIVNLVRAVPFIILLIVMIPLTVLLVGTSLGVLGAIPPLVVGAAPFFARLVETALRDVDRATIEAVQSLGATQAQIVRRVLLPEARPGIVAAATVTAIALVSFTAMAGVVGAGGLGDLAIRSGYQRFQTDVMVITVALLLILVQIIQITGDRIVRRVTHR, via the coding sequence GTGACGCTGTTCGCCAACACGGACCCGGCCGAGATCGGCCAGGCGACGCTCGACACGCTTGCGATGCTGGGCGGCAGCTTCGTGCTGACGATCGCGCTCGGCCTGCCGCTGGGGCTGCTGCTGTACCTGACCGCGCCGGGCGGGATGCGCGCGCATCGCCGGCTCAATCTGGTGCTCGGACTGATCGTCAACCTGGTCCGCGCCGTCCCCTTCATCATCCTGCTCATCGTGATGATACCGCTGACCGTGCTGCTCGTCGGCACCTCGCTCGGCGTTCTTGGTGCGATCCCGCCGCTGGTCGTCGGCGCCGCGCCCTTCTTCGCGCGACTGGTCGAGACGGCCCTGCGCGACGTCGACCGCGCGACCATCGAGGCGGTGCAGTCGCTCGGCGCGACGCAGGCGCAGATCGTGCGTCGCGTGCTGCTGCCCGAAGCACGGCCCGGCATCGTCGCGGCCGCCACCGTGACCGCCATCGCCCTGGTATCGTTCACGGCGATGGCTGGGGTGGTCGGCGCCGGCGGGCTCGGCGATCTCGCCATCCGGTCCGGCTATCAACGCTTCCAGACCGACGTCATGGTCATCACCGTCGCGCTGCTGCTCATCCTCGTCCAGATCATTCAGATCACCGGCGACCGGATCGTGCGCCGCGTGACCCATCGCTGA